The genomic window AGCGCGGTGAACTCTTCGGGGTGCGCCTCGAGGTAGGTGCGGTACGCGGCGTAGTCGTCCACGCCCACCTCGCCCATGCGCTTGCGCACGCGGCGGCCCAGGGTGGAGCGCTTGTAGCCGGTGAAGTCGAACCCGCGGTCGTCGCGCAGGAACTCGAGCAGCGCCTCGAAGGCTTCGTCGGAGGACCGCGTCATGGCGTCAGGTCGGGACGGTGACGAGGGTGGACAGGAGCCGCGCCATGGCCCGGGGGGGCAGCACGTGCGCCACGCCGCCGGTGGCGATGGCGGCGGCGGGCATCCCGTAGTACCCGGCGGTGGCGGCGTCCTGCGCCAGCACCGTGCCGCCGCCGTCGGCCACCGCCCGCACGCCGCGCGAGCCGTCCATGCCCATCCCGCTCAGCACCGCGGCCACGGCGCGCCGTCCGCAGTAGTCGGCCAGCGAGGCGAAGAGCGGGTCGGCCGAGGGGCGGGTGTGGTGCTCGGGCGGCGTGTCGGCCAGCGCCAGCCGGCCGTCGGCACCGACCACCAGGTGGCGGTCGGGCGGGGCCACGTACACGTGCCCGCTCTGCGGCGCCTCTCCC from Longimicrobium sp. includes these protein-coding regions:
- a CDS encoding chemotaxis protein CheB, producing MSAPAPSPPSPPLVAVAASAGGIPALSELLRELPDDFPGAVLVVLHIEPHRISHLAEVLARSSALPVTQAAAGEAPQSGHVYVAPPDRHLVVGADGRLALADTPPEHHTRPSADPLFASLADYCGRRAVAAVLSGMGMDGSRGVRAVADGGGTVLAQDAATAGYYGMPAAAIATGGVAHVLPPRAMARLLSTLVTVPT